In a genomic window of Pseudoxanthomonas sp. Root65:
- a CDS encoding DMT family transporter: MPMTPTAKAQLQIHLCVLLWGFTPILGKLISLSALPLVWWRMLIVVVALAFLPRVWRGLRAMSPKLVLAYCGIGVIVALHWLTFYGAIKLSNASVAVTCIALAPAFTSVIEPWLTRRPFSWRELLFGVAVLPGVALVVGGIPDGMRLGVLVGALSALLVAVFGPLNKRLIDHGEPLTITGLELGAGTLLLTLLAPVMPMLFPAFAGDLFVLPGLKDGALLVVLSLACTLLPFALSLVALKHLSAYGVQLVTNLEPVYAIVLAIVLLGEQRELTPLFYLGVGIILAAVFLHPLVQRPKRIEHPEILGTSEAKNVVE; this comes from the coding sequence ATGCCGATGACCCCGACCGCCAAGGCCCAGCTGCAGATCCACCTGTGCGTGCTGCTGTGGGGTTTCACTCCGATCCTGGGCAAGCTGATCAGCCTGTCGGCGTTGCCGCTGGTGTGGTGGCGCATGCTGATCGTGGTGGTGGCGCTGGCCTTCCTGCCGCGGGTCTGGCGCGGCCTGCGCGCGATGTCGCCGAAGCTGGTGCTGGCCTACTGCGGCATCGGCGTGATCGTGGCGCTGCACTGGCTGACCTTCTACGGCGCCATCAAACTGTCCAATGCTTCGGTCGCGGTGACCTGCATCGCGCTGGCGCCCGCCTTCACCTCGGTGATCGAACCGTGGCTGACGCGGCGGCCGTTCTCCTGGCGCGAACTGCTGTTCGGGGTCGCCGTGCTGCCGGGCGTGGCGCTGGTGGTCGGTGGCATTCCCGATGGCATGCGGCTGGGCGTGCTGGTGGGCGCGCTGTCGGCGCTGCTGGTGGCGGTGTTCGGCCCGCTCAACAAGCGCCTGATCGACCATGGCGAACCGCTGACGATCACCGGCCTGGAACTCGGCGCGGGCACGCTCCTGCTGACCCTCCTCGCGCCGGTGATGCCGATGCTGTTCCCGGCCTTCGCCGGCGACCTGTTCGTGCTGCCGGGGCTGAAGGACGGCGCGCTGCTGGTGGTGCTGTCGCTGGCCTGCACGCTGCTGCCGTTCGCGCTGTCGCTGGTCGCGCTGAAGCACCTCAGCGCCTACGGCGTGCAACTGGTGACCAACCTGGAACCGGTCTACGCCATCGTGCTGGCCATCGTGCTGCTGGGCGAGCAGCGCGAACTCACGCCGCTGTTCTACCTGGGCGTCGGCATCATCCTCGCCGCGGTGTTCCTGCATCCGCTGGTGCAACGGCCGAAGCGCATCGAGCACCCGGAGATCCTGGGCACCTCCGAGGCCAAGAACGTCGTCGAATGA
- a CDS encoding Pr6Pr family membrane protein, whose amino-acid sequence MPSTPLSSGPRAVAALVAALALSALVLQYVLILQLTRDNVGMALGTVRFFSYFTILSNIAVALVAFTAAAGRTGFLAQARVRGAVALYIGVTGSIYFFILRHLWQPQGAQWWADTGLHYAVPLAYWAWWLAFAPHGGLRWRHVAGWLLFPLAYVAWVFVRGAWLGEYPYPFIDVGQLGWSQVGLNALGVMAVFVVMGFVIVGVDRIFGRRRASSVGAT is encoded by the coding sequence ATGCCGTCCACACCTCTGTCCAGCGGACCCCGAGCCGTCGCCGCGCTGGTCGCTGCGTTGGCGCTGTCGGCCCTGGTGCTGCAATACGTGCTGATTCTTCAGCTGACCCGCGACAACGTCGGCATGGCGCTGGGCACGGTGCGGTTCTTCAGCTACTTCACCATCCTCAGCAACATCGCCGTGGCGCTGGTCGCCTTCACCGCCGCCGCCGGCAGGACGGGTTTCCTTGCGCAGGCCCGCGTGCGTGGTGCGGTCGCGTTGTACATCGGCGTCACCGGCAGCATCTACTTCTTCATCCTGCGCCACCTGTGGCAGCCGCAGGGCGCGCAATGGTGGGCCGATACCGGCCTGCACTACGCGGTGCCGCTGGCGTACTGGGCGTGGTGGCTGGCGTTCGCGCCGCATGGCGGCTTGCGTTGGCGCCACGTCGCCGGCTGGTTGCTGTTCCCGCTCGCCTACGTGGCCTGGGTGTTCGTGCGTGGGGCGTGGCTGGGCGAGTACCCGTATCCCTTCATCGATGTCGGCCAGTTGGGCTGGTCGCAGGTCGGGCTCAATGCGCTGGGCGTCATGGCGGTGTTCGTGGTGATGGGGTTTGTCATCGTGGGTGTGGACCGCATCTTCGGCCGCCGCCGCGCCTCGTCTGTGGGAGCGACGTGA
- a CDS encoding MFS transporter — MTAGGTSPSIHRPFDRRDARTLGLSALGGALEFYDFVVFVFFVKALGALFFPPGTEPWLAQLQVYGIFAAGYVARPLGGIVMAHFGDRLGRKRMFTLSVFMMSVPTLLIGLLPTHAQVGALAPLLLLAMRLVQGIAVGGEVPGAWVFVAEHVPRHRVGIACATLTAGLTAGILIGSLLAAWINAHYTTEEVQAGIWRAPFLLGGVFGFVAVWLRRWLEETPVFVEMRERKQLARQLPVKQVLAAHRPAVVLSMLASWQLTAAIVVIVLLTPTLVQTGFGIDAATAFRGNSLATLALVFGCLAAGWAVDRIGVGLALLLGSLGLGMAAYALYGALASGHHDHFVAWYALAGFCCGVTGVTPALMVAAFPPEVRFSGLSFSYNVAYAVFGGMTPPLIAWLSASWGRMAPAHYVAFTCLIGVSAAAYVLLKRPLRY; from the coding sequence ATGACCGCCGGAGGCACATCCCCTTCGATCCACCGTCCCTTCGACCGTCGCGATGCGAGAACGCTGGGGCTGTCCGCGCTCGGTGGCGCGCTGGAGTTCTACGACTTCGTCGTGTTCGTGTTCTTCGTCAAGGCGCTCGGTGCGCTGTTCTTTCCGCCCGGGACCGAGCCGTGGCTGGCGCAGCTGCAGGTGTACGGCATCTTCGCCGCCGGTTACGTGGCACGGCCGCTGGGCGGCATCGTGATGGCGCATTTCGGTGACCGGCTGGGGCGCAAGCGGATGTTCACGCTCAGCGTTTTCATGATGTCGGTGCCCACCCTGCTGATCGGCCTGCTGCCCACCCATGCGCAGGTCGGTGCGCTGGCGCCGCTGCTGTTGCTGGCCATGCGGCTGGTGCAGGGCATCGCGGTGGGCGGCGAGGTGCCGGGTGCGTGGGTGTTCGTGGCCGAACACGTGCCGCGGCATCGCGTCGGTATCGCCTGCGCCACGCTGACGGCGGGGCTCACCGCCGGCATCCTGATCGGCTCGCTGCTGGCAGCGTGGATCAACGCGCATTACACGACGGAGGAAGTACAGGCGGGGATCTGGCGCGCGCCGTTCCTGCTCGGCGGCGTGTTCGGTTTCGTCGCGGTGTGGCTGCGTCGTTGGCTGGAGGAAACGCCGGTGTTCGTCGAGATGCGCGAGCGCAAACAGCTGGCGCGACAGTTGCCGGTGAAGCAGGTCCTGGCCGCGCACCGCCCCGCGGTGGTGCTGTCGATGCTGGCCTCATGGCAGCTGACCGCGGCCATCGTGGTGATCGTGCTGCTGACGCCAACGCTGGTGCAGACGGGGTTCGGCATCGACGCCGCCACGGCCTTCCGTGGCAACAGCCTGGCAACGCTGGCGTTGGTGTTCGGCTGCCTGGCGGCGGGCTGGGCGGTGGATCGGATCGGCGTGGGTCTAGCGCTGCTGCTGGGCTCGCTGGGCCTGGGGATGGCGGCATACGCCCTGTATGGCGCGCTGGCGTCGGGGCATCACGATCATTTCGTCGCCTGGTACGCGCTGGCCGGCTTCTGCTGTGGCGTGACCGGCGTGACGCCGGCGCTGATGGTCGCGGCATTCCCGCCCGAGGTGCGCTTCTCCGGCCTGTCGTTCTCGTACAACGTCGCGTACGCGGTATTCGGCGGCATGACGCCGCCGCTGATCGCCTGGCTGTCGGCATCGTGGGGCCGGATGGCGCCGGCACACTATGTCGCCTTCACCTGCCTGATCGGCGTGAGTGCAGCGGCCTACGTTCTGCTCAAGCGGCCGCTGCGGTACTGA
- a CDS encoding DUF72 domain-containing protein: MDDLFAAAPPTATAGIRVGIGGWTYAPWRTNFYPAGLVQRRELEFASRQLTAIEINGTYYGAQKPATYASWRDQTPDGFVFSAKAPKRIMQSRSLASTQAQVEDFVGGIAELGARLGPLVWQFEAGRRVDAEELDAFLSLLPREIDGRPLRHALEVRDPAAVDAGLVDLARRHQVATVFTDSTEYPSFADLTADFVYARLMRSQPIDTGYPPKDLALWAERARAWSRGEDIAALPHVGEPAPALPRRDVFVYFISSAKERNPAAAMELIRRLGG; encoded by the coding sequence ATGGACGATCTCTTCGCTGCCGCACCGCCCACCGCAACCGCCGGCATCCGCGTCGGCATCGGCGGCTGGACCTACGCGCCCTGGCGCACCAACTTCTATCCTGCCGGCCTGGTGCAACGGCGCGAGCTGGAATTCGCCAGCCGCCAGCTGACCGCCATCGAGATCAACGGCACCTATTACGGCGCGCAGAAGCCGGCCACCTACGCAAGCTGGCGCGACCAGACGCCGGACGGCTTCGTATTTTCGGCCAAGGCACCCAAGCGCATCATGCAGTCGCGCTCGCTGGCCTCGACGCAGGCGCAGGTGGAGGACTTCGTCGGCGGCATCGCCGAGCTCGGCGCGCGGCTGGGGCCGCTGGTCTGGCAGTTCGAGGCGGGGCGCCGCGTCGATGCGGAGGAACTGGACGCCTTCCTGTCGCTGCTGCCGCGCGAGATCGACGGACGGCCGTTGCGGCACGCGCTGGAGGTACGCGATCCGGCGGCGGTGGATGCCGGTCTGGTCGATCTCGCGCGCCGCCACCAGGTCGCCACCGTGTTCACCGATTCCACGGAGTATCCCTCCTTCGCCGACCTCACCGCCGACTTCGTCTACGCGCGGCTGATGCGTTCGCAGCCCATCGACACCGGCTACCCGCCGAAGGACCTGGCGCTGTGGGCCGAGCGTGCACGTGCGTGGTCGCGGGGCGAGGACATCGCCGCGCTGCCGCACGTGGGCGAACCCGCGCCGGCGCTGCCGCGGCGGGACGTCTTCGTCTACTTCATCAGCAGCGCCAAGGAACGCAATCCTGCCGCGGCAATGGAGCTGATCCGCCGGTTGGGCGGATGA
- the rraA gene encoding ribonuclease E activity regulator RraA, producing MSWTTPDLCDQFPDVQVAEPVFRSFGGQSRFAGRAVTVKCLNDNSRVRELAATPGEGQVIVVDGGGSLRRALLGDQIAANAVTHGWAGFLIFGCVRDVEALAVLPLGVQALASHPMKTEKRGLGEVDVPVAFAGVSVTPGDWIYADANGVIVANTPLL from the coding sequence ATGTCCTGGACCACGCCCGACCTGTGCGACCAGTTTCCCGACGTGCAGGTGGCCGAGCCGGTGTTCCGCAGCTTCGGCGGCCAGTCGCGCTTCGCCGGCCGGGCAGTGACGGTGAAATGCCTCAACGACAACTCGCGCGTGCGCGAACTGGCCGCCACGCCGGGCGAAGGGCAGGTCATCGTGGTCGACGGTGGCGGTTCGCTGCGGCGCGCGTTGCTGGGCGACCAGATCGCGGCGAACGCGGTGACGCACGGCTGGGCCGGTTTCCTGATCTTCGGCTGCGTGCGCGATGTGGAGGCGCTGGCCGTCCTGCCGCTTGGCGTGCAGGCCCTGGCCTCGCATCCGATGAAGACCGAGAAGCGCGGCCTGGGCGAGGTCGATGTGCCGGTGGCGTTCGCGGGCGTCTCGGTCACCCCGGGCGACTGGATCTATGCCGATGCCAACGGCGTGATCGTGGCGAACACGCCGCTTCTGTAG